A part of Anaerotignum faecicola genomic DNA contains:
- a CDS encoding V-type ATP synthase subunit K has translation MTMLNNLLSGEFLALGGAALASLFAGIGSAKGVGIAGEAAAGVVSEDPNKFGQVLLLQALPGTQGIYGLLIAFIVMVKVGLLGGDGMMELTVVQGAEIFAACLPIAFVGLISGISQGKAAAAGVMLVGKRPSELAKGMLFAAMVETYAVLALLVSFLMLNSIQL, from the coding sequence ATGACAATGTTAAATAATTTATTAAGCGGTGAATTTTTGGCATTAGGCGGCGCGGCTCTGGCATCTTTGTTTGCCGGCATCGGCAGCGCCAAGGGTGTTGGTATTGCCGGTGAAGCGGCTGCGGGGGTTGTTTCCGAAGACCCTAATAAATTCGGTCAGGTTCTGCTGCTGCAGGCTCTGCCCGGTACACAGGGTATCTACGGTCTGCTGATTGCCTTTATCGTAATGGTTAAGGTTGGTCTGCTGGGCGGCGACGGTATGATGGAACTGACAGTGGTGCAGGGTGCTGAAATTTTTGCAGCATGTCTGCCTATTGCATTCGTAGGTCTGATTTCCGGTATTTCTCAGGGTAAGGCAGCCGCAGCAGGCGTTATGCTGGTAGGGAAAAGACCCAGCGAGCTGGCAAAGGGTATGCTGTTTGCAGCGATGGTAGAAACATACGCCGTTTTGGCTCTGTTGGTTTCCTTCCTGATGCTCAACAGCATCCAGCTGTAA
- a CDS encoding V-type ATP synthase subunit B, whose protein sequence is MIKEYRSIQEVAGPLMVVSGVEGVTYDELGEIELANGEIRKCKVLEVNGDTALVQLFESATGINLAESKVRFLGKSLDFGVSPDILGRVFDGMGNPIDGGPAIIPEKRLDINGAPINPAAREYPAEFIQTGVSAIDGLNTLVRGQKLPIFSASGLPHANLAVQIARQAKVRGTDSKFAVVFAAIGITFEDAEFFINDFKQTGAIDRSVVFVNLANDPAVERICTPKMALTAAEYLAFEQDMHVLVILTDITNYAEALREVSAAKKEVPGRRGYPGYLYTDLATMYERAGRMKGHPGSITMIPILTMPEEDKTHPIPDLTGYITEGQIILSRELDKKGVQPPINVLPSLSRLKDKGIGKGKTREDHADTMNQLFAAYSRGKDAKELMAILGESALSEVDLIYAKFADEFEKRYVSQGFQTDRTIEQTLETGWDLLRMLPRSELKRIRDEYLEKYLNSGE, encoded by the coding sequence ATGATAAAGGAATATCGTTCGATTCAGGAAGTAGCCGGCCCTCTGATGGTGGTTTCTGGTGTAGAAGGCGTTACCTATGATGAGCTGGGCGAAATCGAGCTGGCAAACGGCGAGATCAGAAAATGCAAGGTTCTGGAGGTAAACGGCGACACGGCTCTGGTACAGCTGTTTGAAAGTGCAACAGGTATCAACCTGGCGGAAAGCAAGGTTCGTTTCCTTGGCAAAAGCTTGGACTTTGGTGTTTCCCCTGATATTCTGGGGCGTGTATTTGATGGTATGGGCAACCCCATTGACGGCGGCCCGGCTATCATTCCCGAAAAAAGACTGGACATCAACGGTGCACCCATCAACCCTGCGGCGCGTGAATATCCTGCGGAATTTATCCAGACAGGTGTATCCGCGATTGACGGGCTGAATACACTGGTTCGTGGGCAGAAGCTGCCTATCTTCTCTGCATCCGGTCTGCCGCACGCAAATCTGGCGGTTCAGATTGCAAGACAGGCGAAGGTTCGTGGTACGGATTCTAAATTTGCGGTAGTTTTCGCGGCAATCGGTATCACCTTTGAGGATGCGGAGTTCTTTATCAATGACTTCAAGCAGACAGGTGCGATTGACCGTTCTGTTGTCTTTGTAAACCTTGCAAATGACCCTGCGGTAGAGCGTATCTGTACGCCTAAAATGGCACTGACCGCAGCGGAATATCTGGCATTTGAGCAGGATATGCACGTTCTGGTTATTCTGACGGATATTACAAACTATGCAGAGGCGCTGCGTGAGGTTTCTGCGGCGAAGAAGGAGGTTCCCGGTCGTCGTGGGTATCCCGGTTATCTGTATACAGACCTTGCAACGATGTATGAACGTGCAGGCAGAATGAAGGGACACCCCGGTTCTATCACAATGATTCCCATTCTGACCATGCCGGAGGAGGATAAGACACACCCCATCCCCGACTTGACAGGCTACATCACAGAGGGACAGATTATTCTGAGCCGTGAGCTGGATAAGAAGGGGGTTCAGCCTCCCATCAATGTACTGCCTTCCCTGTCCCGTCTGAAGGATAAAGGTATCGGTAAGGGCAAGACGAGAGAGGATCATGCGGATACGATGAACCAGCTGTTTGCGGCATATTCTCGTGGTAAAGATGCGAAGGAGCTGATGGCAATTCTGGGCGAATCCGCTTTGTCCGAGGTTGACCTGATTTATGCAAAATTTGCGGATGAATTTGAGAAGAGATATGTTTCTCAGGGCTTCCAGACAGACAGAACCATTGAGCAGACACTGGAAACAGGATGGGATTTGCTGCGTATGCTGCCGAGAAGTGAATTGAAGCGTATTCGTGACGAATATCTGGAAAAATATTTGAACAGCGGGGAGTGA
- a CDS encoding LysR family transcriptional regulator, which translates to MEVRNLITFLKIIETGSFSKAAEQLTYSQSTVTVQIQQLEEEIGVQLFDRIGKKIYVTEKGHELEAYAQQIIALTQQAAAIGGEEQELQGTLRLACLDSPFTAVLPDILREYHCAHPKVDIIVKTADNVFFAERMLSQNEVDLAFVVHDQRRTKNFIKTILKEAHYVFVAAPTRPLTKKPVVTLAEIAENDVIITNQQFYFSDMSNEYTKNTLAYLIKPRFDLWNPIAAMELAKLDCGIALLASYLVEDAVKKGELCTLNVPELDFTVWLQVLRHEQKAVTPQMSAFYKLLREYYKK; encoded by the coding sequence ATGGAAGTACGAAATTTAATCACATTTCTGAAAATCATTGAAACAGGCAGTTTTTCCAAGGCAGCGGAGCAGCTGACCTATTCCCAGTCCACAGTTACCGTACAGATTCAGCAGCTGGAGGAAGAAATCGGCGTGCAGCTGTTCGACCGCATCGGCAAAAAAATCTACGTCACGGAAAAAGGGCATGAGCTGGAAGCCTATGCACAGCAGATTATCGCTCTGACCCAGCAGGCGGCTGCCATCGGCGGCGAGGAGCAGGAGCTGCAGGGAACACTGCGCCTTGCCTGTCTCGATTCCCCCTTTACCGCTGTCCTCCCCGATATCCTGCGGGAATATCACTGCGCGCACCCCAAGGTAGATATCATCGTAAAAACAGCCGATAATGTTTTTTTCGCGGAGCGCATGCTTTCCCAGAATGAGGTCGATCTTGCCTTCGTTGTCCATGATCAGCGAAGGACAAAAAATTTCATCAAAACCATCCTGAAAGAAGCGCATTATGTCTTTGTGGCTGCCCCCACTCGCCCTCTGACGAAAAAGCCCGTAGTCACTCTGGCGGAAATCGCGGAAAATGATGTGATTATCACAAATCAGCAGTTCTATTTCTCCGATATGTCCAATGAGTACACCAAAAACACCCTCGCCTATCTCATCAAGCCGCGGTTTGATCTCTGGAATCCCATCGCCGCCATGGAGCTGGCAAAGCTGGATTGCGGCATTGCCCTGCTCGCCTCTTATCTCGTTGAGGATGCCGTTAAAAAAGGTGAGTTGTGTACCCTTAATGTGCCGGAACTGGATTTCACCGTATGGCTGCAGGTGCTCCGTCATGAGCAGAAAGCAGTCACCCCACAGATGTCCGCCTTTTATAAGCTCCTGCGGGAATACTACAAAAAGTGA
- a CDS encoding NUDIX domain-containing protein has product MKRDFAVAVKAVIIKENKALVLCRSKHEMECSYMNSHQKWDLPGGGLHFFEKAEEGLRREIREETDLHVSIGPPLSLFDAIKHHIHLCIFTYACTWTGGEVRLSPEHEAFFWMTEEEMEESELPHWMKRDIRAAFASLRKKQEG; this is encoded by the coding sequence TTGAAAAGGGATTTTGCGGTGGCTGTGAAGGCTGTCATTATAAAAGAGAATAAAGCACTGGTGCTTTGCCGTTCCAAGCATGAAATGGAGTGCAGCTATATGAACAGCCATCAGAAATGGGATCTGCCGGGAGGCGGACTGCATTTCTTTGAGAAGGCAGAGGAGGGACTGCGCAGAGAAATCCGCGAGGAAACGGATTTACATGTTTCCATCGGACCGCCGTTGTCCTTATTTGATGCCATCAAGCACCACATCCACCTTTGTATTTTTACATACGCCTGCACATGGACGGGGGGCGAGGTAAGGCTCAGCCCTGAGCATGAGGCCTTCTTCTGGATGACAGAGGAGGAAATGGAAGAAAGCGAATTGCCCCACTGGATGAAGCGCGACATTCGTGCGGCATTTGCATCTCTGCGGAAAAAGCAGGAGGGATAA
- a CDS encoding V-type ATP synthase subunit D, which yields MARLNVNPTRMEMTRLKGQLKTATRGHKLLKDKLDELMKQFMEIVRENKRLREEAETALENAYKNFIIARAVLSEASLGEALMIPQQSVSVKVTKKNIMSVNVPVFDFQKEGGGDGNIFPYGMAFTSGELDSAMLSFSDAMEPLLRLAESEKTAQLLAQEIERTRRRVNALENVMIPNYQETIKYITMKLEENERANTTRLMKVKDMVAKKAIETKRKQEAAAFGE from the coding sequence GTGGCTAGATTGAATGTCAACCCCACCCGTATGGAAATGACCCGTCTGAAGGGACAGCTGAAAACTGCAACCAGAGGGCATAAGCTGCTGAAGGATAAGCTAGATGAGCTGATGAAGCAGTTCATGGAAATTGTGCGGGAAAATAAGCGTTTGAGAGAGGAAGCAGAGACTGCACTGGAAAATGCTTATAAAAACTTCATCATTGCCAGAGCAGTTCTCAGTGAGGCAAGCTTAGGGGAAGCACTGATGATTCCCCAGCAGTCTGTATCCGTAAAGGTTACGAAAAAAAATATTATGAGTGTAAACGTACCTGTGTTTGACTTCCAGAAGGAGGGCGGCGGTGACGGGAATATTTTCCCTTACGGCATGGCGTTTACCTCGGGTGAGCTGGATAGTGCGATGCTTTCCTTCTCCGATGCGATGGAGCCTTTGCTCCGTCTGGCGGAAAGCGAAAAAACGGCACAGCTTCTGGCACAGGAAATTGAACGTACCCGCCGCCGTGTAAATGCACTGGAAAATGTTATGATTCCAAATTATCAGGAAACAATTAAATATATCACAATGAAATTGGAAGAAAACGAACGTGCAAACACAACGCGGCTGATGAAGGTAAAGGATATGGTTGCGAAAAAAGCAATCGAAACAAAAAGAAAGCAGGAGGCAGCAGCCTTCGGAGAATAA
- a CDS encoding glycosyltransferase → MRMSLCMIVRQEEKALARCLEGIADAVEEIVIVDMGSTDRTKEIARQFTDKIYDFPWMDDFAAARNFAFSKGTGEYLLWMDAEDILPSGEKEKLLALKADLLENPCDMVMMLFDRGVDEGGRTKFSCYRERLVRRCPQARWQGRANERIPPFGSVRYEEIHFMRRKEKQKYSDCSLRIYKKMLAEGEKLSAREWFYYGRELFAHEKQEQAAEVLRAFLENPEGGAENKAEAVQMLAHCLQAAGKEEEGISLLLEGLQFAPPTGEHCCEIGEYFYEKGRWEQAIFWYENALHAERRTEQGAFVQEECYGFLPCIRLCVCYGRLGEWEMAKMYNEMAGVFRPEDASVRQNREYLAKRA, encoded by the coding sequence ATGAGAATGAGTCTTTGCATGATTGTGCGGCAGGAGGAGAAAGCACTGGCGCGGTGCTTGGAAGGCATAGCGGATGCGGTAGAGGAAATCGTCATTGTGGATATGGGTTCTACGGACAGAACAAAGGAGATTGCACGGCAATTCACGGATAAAATTTATGATTTTCCTTGGATGGATGATTTTGCGGCGGCAAGAAATTTTGCGTTTTCCAAGGGGACGGGAGAGTATCTGCTGTGGATGGATGCGGAGGATATTCTGCCATCAGGGGAGAAGGAAAAGCTGCTTGCTTTGAAGGCGGATTTGCTGGAAAATCCCTGTGATATGGTAATGATGCTTTTTGACAGGGGCGTTGACGAGGGCGGACGGACGAAATTTTCCTGCTACAGAGAGCGACTGGTGCGCCGTTGTCCGCAGGCGCGGTGGCAGGGGCGTGCAAATGAGAGGATTCCGCCCTTCGGAAGCGTGCGGTATGAGGAAATTCATTTTATGCGGCGGAAGGAAAAGCAGAAATATTCTGACTGCAGTCTGCGGATTTATAAAAAAATGCTTGCGGAGGGGGAGAAGCTGAGCGCGCGGGAATGGTTTTATTACGGACGGGAATTATTTGCACATGAAAAACAGGAGCAGGCGGCAGAGGTGCTTCGTGCGTTTCTGGAAAATCCGGAGGGAGGGGCGGAAAATAAAGCAGAGGCGGTGCAGATGCTGGCGCATTGTTTGCAGGCGGCGGGAAAAGAGGAGGAAGGAATTTCGTTGCTTTTGGAGGGTTTGCAATTTGCGCCGCCGACAGGGGAGCATTGCTGTGAAATCGGGGAATATTTTTATGAAAAAGGGCGGTGGGAGCAGGCAATTTTCTGGTATGAAAATGCGCTGCATGCAGAAAGACGCACGGAGCAGGGGGCGTTTGTGCAGGAGGAATGCTATGGATTTCTGCCCTGTATTCGGCTTTGTGTCTGCTATGGCAGGCTGGGGGAATGGGAGATGGCGAAGATGTATAATGAAATGGCAGGGGTATTCCGACCGGAGGATGCATCGGTGCGGCAGAATCGGGAGTATCTTGCGAAAAGAGCATAA
- a CDS encoding V-type ATP synthase subunit F: MSKVGIIGDKDTVMGFLALGIDIFPAYSAEEIKKTIHKLAEKEYAIIYITEGASLKAKESLAKYKDMELPAIIVIPGIGGSMGLGMNEVRESAKRAIGADILFSE, translated from the coding sequence ATGTCTAAGGTTGGTATCATTGGCGACAAAGACACCGTTATGGGCTTCCTTGCTCTTGGGATTGATATTTTCCCTGCCTATTCCGCGGAGGAAATTAAAAAAACAATCCATAAGCTGGCAGAAAAGGAATATGCGATTATTTACATCACAGAGGGAGCCAGCCTGAAGGCGAAGGAAAGCCTTGCAAAATATAAGGATATGGAATTGCCCGCTATTATTGTGATCCCCGGTATCGGCGGCAGCATGGGGCTGGGCATGAATGAGGTGCGTGAATCGGCAAAGCGTGCCATCGGCGCAGATATATTGTTTAGCGAATAA
- a CDS encoding V-type ATP synthase subunit C: MAKERIYPFAVASVRSMENKLLTKQKLLQMAEAKDAEEALRFLQDSDYGKTQIGDVHEFETMIQANLEEAYQAMGKLIPNEVFMDIFRFKNDYHNVKVLIKEEISKVNGRKFLIQGGSIPVEDLRKFFRERNYMEMPCIDAKAVEEAIELYAKTKNGRYIDTTLDRACFRVMSDAAEKLGIPYVATYVRKLADITNLKTLYRIYTLKRTEQELTEGLVPGGEISTEALLHAFKSDNVAAALKETSYGRLCDSMELGFTAFEKACDDYLTEYVKEAKYKTLTPEPVAAYILAKETEAKCVRIIMTCKLHNIDADTIKERVREAYV; this comes from the coding sequence ATGGCAAAAGAACGAATTTACCCTTTCGCCGTAGCCAGCGTGCGCTCCATGGAAAATAAGCTGCTGACAAAGCAAAAGCTGCTGCAGATGGCAGAGGCTAAGGATGCAGAGGAAGCACTGCGCTTCTTGCAGGATAGTGATTACGGGAAAACGCAGATTGGGGATGTCCATGAATTTGAAACCATGATTCAGGCGAATCTGGAGGAAGCATATCAGGCAATGGGTAAGCTGATTCCCAATGAGGTTTTCATGGATATTTTCCGATTCAAAAACGATTATCACAATGTGAAGGTGCTCATCAAGGAGGAAATTTCCAAGGTAAACGGCAGGAAATTCCTGATTCAGGGCGGTTCGATTCCCGTAGAGGATTTGCGGAAATTCTTCCGTGAAAGAAACTATATGGAAATGCCCTGCATTGATGCGAAGGCTGTGGAAGAAGCCATTGAGCTTTATGCAAAGACAAAGAACGGACGATACATCGACACGACTTTGGATCGGGCATGCTTTCGCGTGATGAGTGATGCGGCAGAAAAGCTTGGCATTCCTTATGTTGCAACCTATGTGCGAAAGCTGGCAGATATCACTAATCTGAAAACGCTGTACCGCATTTATACACTGAAGCGGACGGAGCAGGAGCTGACAGAAGGCTTGGTGCCCGGCGGCGAAATCAGCACGGAAGCATTGCTGCATGCCTTTAAGAGCGACAACGTAGCGGCGGCGCTGAAGGAAACGAGCTATGGCAGACTCTGCGACAGCATGGAGCTTGGCTTTACTGCCTTTGAAAAGGCCTGCGATGATTACCTGACGGAATATGTGAAGGAGGCAAAATATAAAACCTTGACCCCCGAACCCGTTGCGGCTTATATCCTTGCAAAAGAGACAGAGGCAAAATGCGTGCGGATTATTATGACCTGCAAGCTGCATAATATTGATGCAGATACAATTAAAGAAAGGGTGAGAGAAGCGTATGTCTAA
- a CDS encoding V-type ATP synthase subunit A has translation MKTGTIVKVSGPLVIAEGMRDANMFDVVRVSDKHLIGEIIEMHGDKASIQVYEETAGLGPGEEVVSVGMPMSVELGPGLISTIYDGIQRPLEKMYEVGGTNIRRGVEVPSLDREKKWKFEPTKQPGDAVVAGDEIGFVQETAVVQCKIMVPYGLKGVIKEIFIGDFTIEETVCIITDEKGNDVNVTMMQKWPVRRERPYKKKESPDAPLITGQRVIDTFFPITKGGVAAIPGPFGSGKTVTQHQLAKWADADIVVYIGCGERGNEMTDVLNEFPELKDPRTGESLMQRTVLIANTSDMPVAAREASIYTGITIAEFFRDMGYSVALMADSTSRWAEALREMSGRLEEMPGEEGYPAYLGSRLAQFYERAGRVVCLGNDDRIGTLTAIGAVSPPGGDISEPVSQATLRIVKVFWGLDSSLAYKRHFPAINWLTSYSLYQAKVDAWADENVEPNFSAQRTEAMRLLQTEAELNEIVQLVGVDALSHGDRLILETARSIREDFLHQNSFHEVDTYTSLHKQYRMMKLILTFYKEANEAIKQGVTIQKLTKMDVIERIGRAKYVEEMNVDKSYDEIEREIKTEVAELIRKGADEL, from the coding sequence ATGAAAACAGGCACGATCGTAAAGGTATCCGGTCCACTGGTCATTGCGGAGGGCATGAGAGATGCCAATATGTTTGACGTGGTTCGTGTATCTGATAAGCATTTGATCGGTGAAATCATCGAAATGCACGGAGATAAAGCCTCTATTCAGGTTTATGAGGAAACGGCAGGGCTTGGCCCCGGAGAAGAGGTTGTATCCGTTGGGATGCCTATGAGCGTAGAGCTTGGCCCCGGGCTGATTTCTACCATCTATGACGGTATCCAGCGTCCATTGGAAAAAATGTACGAGGTGGGCGGCACAAACATCCGCAGAGGTGTTGAGGTGCCCTCTCTGGACAGAGAAAAGAAATGGAAATTTGAACCCACAAAGCAGCCCGGCGATGCAGTAGTTGCAGGGGATGAAATCGGTTTTGTGCAGGAAACGGCTGTGGTGCAGTGTAAAATCATGGTTCCCTATGGCCTCAAGGGCGTTATTAAGGAAATTTTTATCGGCGATTTCACCATTGAGGAAACCGTTTGTATCATCACAGATGAAAAGGGCAATGACGTGAATGTAACCATGATGCAGAAATGGCCTGTACGTCGAGAAAGACCCTATAAGAAAAAGGAATCTCCCGATGCGCCTCTGATTACAGGGCAGCGTGTCATTGATACATTCTTCCCTATTACAAAGGGCGGCGTTGCGGCAATCCCCGGCCCCTTCGGCTCCGGTAAAACAGTAACACAGCATCAGCTTGCAAAATGGGCGGATGCGGATATCGTTGTTTACATCGGCTGCGGCGAGCGTGGGAATGAAATGACAGACGTACTGAACGAGTTCCCTGAGCTGAAGGACCCCCGTACAGGAGAATCTCTGATGCAGAGAACCGTTCTGATTGCAAATACCTCCGATATGCCCGTTGCGGCGCGTGAAGCATCTATTTATACAGGGATTACGATTGCGGAATTCTTCCGTGACATGGGCTACAGCGTTGCGCTGATGGCGGACTCCACCTCTCGTTGGGCAGAGGCGCTGCGTGAAATGTCCGGTCGTCTGGAGGAAATGCCCGGTGAAGAAGGCTATCCCGCTTACCTTGGCTCCCGTTTGGCGCAGTTCTATGAACGTGCAGGGCGCGTAGTCTGCTTGGGCAATGATGACAGAATCGGCACGCTGACGGCTATCGGTGCGGTATCTCCTCCCGGCGGCGATATTTCCGAGCCTGTATCGCAGGCAACACTGCGTATTGTAAAGGTATTCTGGGGATTGGATTCCTCTCTGGCATATAAGCGTCACTTCCCTGCGATCAACTGGCTGACAAGCTACTCTCTGTATCAGGCAAAGGTTGACGCATGGGCGGATGAAAACGTAGAGCCGAACTTCTCTGCGCAGAGAACAGAGGCAATGCGTCTGTTGCAGACAGAGGCAGAGCTGAACGAAATCGTACAGCTGGTCGGCGTGGATGCACTGAGCCACGGGGACAGACTGATTCTGGAAACGGCACGCTCCATTCGTGAGGACTTCCTGCATCAGAACTCCTTCCATGAGGTGGATACCTACACCTCCCTGCATAAGCAGTATCGTATGATGAAGCTGATTCTGACCTTCTATAAAGAGGCAAATGAAGCAATCAAGCAGGGCGTTACGATTCAGAAGCTGACAAAAATGGATGTGATCGAGCGTATCGGCCGTGCAAAATATGTGGAAGAAATGAACGTAGACAAGAGCTACGATGAAATTGAAAGAGAAATCAAAACAGAGGTAGCAGAGCTGATCAGAAAGGGGGCAGATGAATTATGA
- a CDS encoding V-type ATP synthase subunit I translates to MAVVEMRKLTVIGLNSSRTPFIHELMHLGVVEIDSNEGAINDEEWMPDIFRTSNSADVSRLEADISRVSTALEAIGKYDTAKKPLFPSRIKLDRGDFAKLMDSIKTETELNVDKAVETYKDIADRRTEINRLRGLIAGLKPWETLDIPLEMNETEHALVQLGAAPVKTDTVQMTADVQAAAPSVIVQEVSKDKQQKYYAFICLKEEKEQLLEALRPYNFSAVTLADQKGTATEAMHRYEKEIEKNEKNIAEDEEILKKLAAYREHIEFLYDSLMMRRDRARVVGDMVSTEMVFYFDGWMPAKAQPEVEALLKEYEFYYNIEEPDPDDESVPVLLQNNSIVTPFEAVTGMYSLPGRHDIDPTAILAPFYFLFFGLMLSDAAYGLILTTLCAIILKKYKPEGTTHRMIKMFMFCGLSTFMWGALFGGWFGNFFTVAAKTFFGKEFVIKPLWFDPLSEPMKLLVVSLILGAIHLFVGMGVQAYMDIKDGRPLDALFDIGLWYLLLIGIVLFAFGGKLGAGAVGIGKIMAIIGAVGILLTGGRKKKGIFGKLTGGLGSLYGITSYLSDVLSYSRLLALGLATGVVAQVFNTLGSLAGGGIAGSVLLIVVFAFGTVFNIAINALGAFVHSCRLQYVEFFGKFYTGGGRPFAPFERKTKYIKILKEGNDNVK, encoded by the coding sequence ATGGCAGTTGTTGAGATGCGAAAGCTTACTGTCATTGGTTTGAACAGCAGCCGGACACCCTTCATCCATGAGCTGATGCACCTTGGGGTTGTGGAAATCGACTCGAACGAGGGTGCAATTAACGATGAGGAATGGATGCCCGACATTTTCCGAACCAGTAACAGTGCCGATGTTTCGCGTCTGGAGGCGGATATCAGCCGTGTAAGCACTGCATTGGAGGCCATTGGGAAGTATGACACTGCAAAGAAGCCGCTGTTCCCCTCAAGAATAAAGCTGGACAGAGGCGATTTTGCGAAGCTGATGGATTCCATTAAAACGGAAACGGAGCTGAATGTGGATAAGGCTGTCGAGACCTATAAGGATATTGCCGACAGGCGGACAGAAATCAACCGGCTGCGTGGACTGATTGCAGGGCTGAAGCCTTGGGAAACGCTGGATATTCCGCTGGAAATGAATGAAACGGAGCATGCTCTGGTGCAGCTTGGCGCAGCACCCGTAAAGACCGATACGGTGCAGATGACGGCAGATGTGCAGGCGGCAGCACCTTCTGTGATTGTACAGGAGGTCAGCAAGGATAAGCAGCAGAAGTATTATGCGTTCATTTGTTTGAAGGAAGAAAAGGAGCAGCTGCTTGAGGCACTGCGTCCATACAACTTCTCGGCAGTCACGCTGGCAGACCAGAAGGGGACTGCAACAGAAGCGATGCATCGCTATGAAAAAGAAATTGAAAAAAATGAAAAAAATATTGCGGAAGACGAAGAAATACTGAAAAAGCTGGCGGCTTACAGAGAGCATATCGAATTTCTGTATGACAGCCTGATGATGCGCAGAGACAGAGCAAGGGTTGTCGGGGATATGGTCAGCACGGAAATGGTATTCTATTTCGATGGCTGGATGCCGGCAAAGGCACAGCCTGAGGTAGAAGCACTGTTAAAGGAATATGAATTCTACTATAATATTGAAGAGCCTGACCCCGATGATGAGAGTGTGCCTGTTCTGCTGCAGAACAATTCCATCGTGACTCCCTTTGAGGCGGTTACGGGGATGTACAGCCTGCCGGGACGGCATGATATCGACCCTACGGCAATTCTGGCACCCTTCTATTTCCTGTTCTTCGGGCTGATGCTCAGTGATGCTGCCTACGGGCTCATCCTGACAACTCTATGTGCAATCATTCTAAAGAAATACAAGCCGGAGGGCACGACCCACCGCATGATTAAGATGTTTATGTTCTGTGGTTTGTCTACCTTTATGTGGGGCGCATTATTCGGCGGCTGGTTCGGGAACTTCTTTACCGTGGCGGCAAAGACCTTTTTCGGGAAGGAGTTTGTTATCAAGCCCTTGTGGTTTGACCCTCTGAGCGAGCCTATGAAGCTTTTGGTGGTGTCTCTGATTCTGGGGGCCATTCACCTGTTTGTCGGCATGGGGGTTCAGGCCTACATGGATATTAAGGACGGTCGTCCGTTGGATGCACTGTTTGATATCGGCTTATGGTATCTGCTGCTGATTGGCATTGTTCTGTTTGCATTCGGCGGAAAGCTGGGCGCAGGAGCGGTCGGCATCGGCAAGATTATGGCAATCATCGGTGCGGTTGGTATTCTGCTGACAGGCGGCAGAAAGAAAAAAGGCATTTTCGGCAAGCTGACAGGCGGACTTGGCAGCCTTTACGGCATCACAAGCTATCTGTCTGATGTGCTTTCCTATTCCAGATTGCTGGCGTTGGGGCTTGCAACAGGCGTTGTTGCACAGGTATTCAACACACTGGGCTCTCTGGCAGGCGGCGGCATCGCGGGTTCTGTCCTGCTGATTGTGGTATTCGCCTTTGGTACGGTATTCAATATTGCAATTAACGCGCTGGGTGCTTTCGTTCATTCGTGCAGATTGCAGTATGTTGAATTTTTCGGTAAATTCTATACGGGCGGCGGAAGACCTTTCGCTCCATTTGAAAGAAAAACAAAATATATCAAGATTCTCAAGGAGGGTAATGACAATGTTAAATAA
- a CDS encoding V-type ATP synthase subunit E gives MNDGKIIIDKIIAEAEEVAKASLAKGQKEADAVLKAAQEKVNKELDVFDRNAQAEAEKAAAKEISGAQMQAKKAILETKQEILAETIAEAEKRLLSLDDAAYAKVIGGMLKKLDRSLGTEILVSKKDAARLADVVKENEFTLSAQTADISGGFIVKNGDIEYNYSFESIITVEKEEIQQIAAKILF, from the coding sequence ATGAATGATGGTAAGATTATCATTGATAAAATCATTGCGGAGGCAGAAGAGGTAGCAAAGGCATCCCTTGCCAAGGGGCAGAAGGAGGCAGATGCTGTTCTGAAGGCCGCACAGGAAAAGGTGAATAAGGAGCTGGACGTATTCGACAGAAACGCACAGGCAGAGGCGGAAAAGGCTGCCGCAAAGGAGATTTCCGGCGCACAGATGCAGGCGAAAAAGGCCATTCTGGAAACGAAGCAGGAAATTCTTGCGGAAACGATTGCGGAGGCAGAAAAAAGACTGCTTTCTCTGGACGATGCGGCATATGCGAAGGTCATCGGCGGTATGCTGAAAAAGCTTGACCGTTCTCTGGGGACGGAAATTCTGGTTTCCAAGAAGGATGCGGCAAGACTGGCGGACGTTGTAAAGGAAAACGAATTTACCCTTTCCGCGCAGACGGCGGACATCAGCGGCGGTTTTATCGTGAAAAACGGAGATATTGAATATAACTATTCTTTTGAATCAATTATTACAGTAGAAAAAGAAGAAATCCAGCAAATCGCAGCAAAAATTTTGTTTTAA